The genome window AAGGGCCTTATAATCAGCGACAATCGGCGCTGCAGAGGGCAGACCAATTCCGCGCAGGTGGGGAGGGGGAGCATGTTACAAGACTTGCAGTGGCTGATCCGCGCCGTGGATCGGATTGGGGCCGATCGGGCCGACAGTCGTGACCAACAGTTGCGCAAGGCGTTGTTGGTGCGCGCCAGTGTTATGTTCATCGCAGCCGGCGCGGCCTGGGGCATCTTCTACATCCTCTTTGCCGAACCGCTCGCGGGCGCGATCCCGCTCGGTTATGCGATCTTTTCCGCGCTCAGCGTCGCCTTCTTTGCCGTGACCCGTCGTTACGAATGGTTCCGGCGCAGCCAATTACTGCTCGTCCTGTTTCTGCCCTTCCTGCTGCAAATCGCGTTGGGCGGCTACATCAACGCCAGCGCGGTGATCATCTGGTCGTTGATCTGCCCGCTGGGTGCGCTGGTGTACGATGAGCCACGCCGCGCGCCGCGCTGGTTCCTCGGCTACCTCGCGCTGGTCGCGCTCAGCGGCCTCCTGCAACCCTACGTGCGCGTGGTCAATAACCTCTCGCCCGCCCTGGCCCTATTCTTGTTCGTGATGAACATCGGCGCCGTCTCGTCGATCATCTTTGTCGTGCTCTACATGTTCGTCGGACAGCAGAACCGGCTGTACGACCTGCTGCACCGCGAGCAGCAAAAGTCCGAGAGCCTGTTGCTCAACGTCCTGCCCGAGGAGATTGCCACCCGCCTCAAGAACGACCGCCACACGATCGCCGACCAGTTTGACGCCGTCAGCGTGCTGTTTGCCGATCTGGTCGGCTTCACGCCGCTGTCGACGCTGTTGTCGCCTGCCGAGATGGTCGAGTTGCTCAACGACATCTTCATGCAGTTCGATGCGCTGGCTGAAAAATACGGCGTCGAAAAAATCCGCACGATTGGCGACGCCTACATGGTCGCTGCGGGCGTACCGTGCCCGCGGCCCGACCACGCCCAGGCGCTGGCGCGGATGGCGCTCGACATGTGTGCGTACATCCAGTGGCGCCCGCCCTTCGCCGGACACGCGATTGACTTTCGGATTGGCATCAACTCCGGCCCGGCGGTCGCCGGCGTGATCGGCCGCAAGAAGTTCCAGTACGACCTGTGGGGCGACACGGTCAACACGGCCAGCCGCATGGAGTCGCACGGCACCGGCGGCCGGATTCAGATTTCGCGCGAGACTTACGAGCTGCTCAAAGCCGAGTTTACCTGCGAGCCGCGCGGTAAGGTGCTGGTGAAGGGCAAAGGCGAAATGGAGACGTGGTATCTCGTCGGCGTGAAGCCGGTTGACCCGCCACGAGCGTGAGGCAGCGCGCCTCGCTCGCCGCCGGAGCGGGCCGTGGCCCCCTCCATCGTTGAGGCATACCGGAAAAGTGTAGGAGAGCCATGTCTGTACCAGACGCGCGTCGACCCCGTCGCCATTCCGGCGGAAGCCGGAATCCAGACAAGCACCCATGGCCTACACGCCTGCCATATGCTGCCCTGGATGCCGGCTTACTACACGCCGCCATGACGGACTGGAGCGTGCCGACAGTTCGTCGGTATACCCCCATCATCGTTACGTGTTTTTGACAGAATCGCCACGCCTTTGTATAGTACCTGTTAATCACATAGTTTCACTCATCCAGAGCGGCGGAGGGATCGGCCCTATGAAGCCGCGGCAACCAACTGGCCGCTAGCGACTAGTCACTAGCTACTAGCGTGGTGCCAATTCCGACAGAGCATCTCTGGAAGATGAGCGTGTCGAACCTGCTTTGACTGGCCTCTTCTTCGGAAGAGGTTTTTTGTTATCCGTTTGCGCTCGCCGCTCTCGCGGGCGCCATTGCACCCATTGCGGTTTTCTTTGTGCCTTTGTGTCTTTGTGGTGAGATGTTTTTACCGTGAGCTGCCGTTAAGGATTTACCCATGAAACTGTTCCCGCATACCAACCGCCGCTACCTGGACGCCGTCGCCGATCACGCCGTGATCTTCGACGGCTCAATGGGCGCGAACCTGCTGGCGCGCAACCTGACCGCCGCCGATTACGGCGGCGAACGGCAGATGGGGAACGTCGATCACCTCGTCCTCAGCAGCCCGCATATCATCGAGGACGTGCACGCGTCGTTCTTCGCGGCCGGCGCCGAAGTCGTCGAGACCGACACCTTCCGCGCCAACCGGCTCACGATGAAGGAGTACGGCCTCGCAGACCGCATGCTCGAACTGAACCGCGCCGCCGCCGCGCTGGCGCGCCGGGTGGCCG of Chloroflexota bacterium contains these proteins:
- a CDS encoding guanylate cyclase; this encodes MLQDLQWLIRAVDRIGADRADSRDQQLRKALLVRASVMFIAAGAAWGIFYILFAEPLAGAIPLGYAIFSALSVAFFAVTRRYEWFRRSQLLLVLFLPFLLQIALGGYINASAVIIWSLICPLGALVYDEPRRAPRWFLGYLALVALSGLLQPYVRVVNNLSPALALFLFVMNIGAVSSIIFVVLYMFVGQQNRLYDLLHREQQKSESLLLNVLPEEIATRLKNDRHTIADQFDAVSVLFADLVGFTPLSTLLSPAEMVELLNDIFMQFDALAEKYGVEKIRTIGDAYMVAAGVPCPRPDHAQALARMALDMCAYIQWRPPFAGHAIDFRIGINSGPAVAGVIGRKKFQYDLWGDTVNTASRMESHGTGGRIQISRETYELLKAEFTCEPRGKVLVKGKGEMETWYLVGVKPVDPPRA